One Myotis daubentonii chromosome 3, mMyoDau2.1, whole genome shotgun sequence genomic window carries:
- the PTCH2 gene encoding protein patched homolog 2 isoform X5 gives MARRPPLGELPPDYTPPAGSAAPQILAGSLKAPLWLRAYFQGLLFSLGCRIQRHCGKVLFLGLLAFGALALGLRVAIIETDLEQLWVEVGSRVSQELQYTKEKLGEEAAYTSQMLIQTSRQEGENVLTPEALRLHLQAALTASKVQVSLYGKSWDLNKICYKSGVPLIENGMIERMIEKLFPCVILTPLDCFWEGAKLQGGSAYLPGRPDIQWTNLDPEQLLEELGPFASLEGFRELLAKAQVGQAYVGRPCLNPDDPHCPPSAPNHHSRQAPRVAQELSGGCHGFSHKFMHWQEELLLGGMARSPQGQLLRAEALQSTFLLMSPRQLYEHFRGDYQTHDIGWSEEQAGTVLQAWQRRFVQLAQEALPENASQQIHAFSSATLDDILQAFSEVSAARVAGGYLLMLAYACVTMLRWDCAQSQGAVGLAGVLLVALAVASGLGLCALLGIAFNAATTQVLPFLALGIGVDDIFLLAHAFAEAPPGTPLQERLGECLLRTGPSVALTSVSNMAAFFMAALVPVPALRAFSLQAAVVVGCNFAAVMLVFPAVLSLDLRRRHCQRLDVLCCFSSPCSARVIQILPQELADRTGPVGIAHLTATVHAFAHCDAGSQHVITSLPPQAHLVPPPSDPLSSELFSPGGSTRDLLGQEEGTRQKAAYKSLPCARWTLAHFARHQFAPLLLQSRAKAVVLVLFGALLGLSLYGATWVQDGLALTDVVPRGTKEHAFLSAQLRYFSLYEVALVTQGGFDYAHAQRALFDLHQRFSSLKAVLPPPATQAPRTWLHYYRNWLQGIQAAFDQDWASGRITRHSYRNGSEDGALAYKLLIQTGDAREPLDFSQLTTRKLVDTEGLVPPELFYVGLTVWVSSDPLGLAASQANFYPPPPEWLHDKYDTTGENLRIPAAQPLEFAQFPFLLRGLQKTEDFVEAIEGARAACAEAGQAGVRAYPSGSPFLFWEQYLGLRRCFLLAVCILLVCTFLVCALLLLNPWTAGLIVLVLAVMTVELFGIMGFLGIKLSAIPVVILVASVGIGVEFTVHVALVSIGTGGGVGQLIQDAANTYQAPTMCWGLLRNWGFDSSTGRLYLQGAYILEQPGKQVSK, from the exons ATGGCTCGGCGGCCACCCCTCGGGGAGCTGCCTCCGGACTACACCCCGCCAGCTGGATCCGCAGCGCCCCAG ATCCTAGCTGGGAGCCTGAAGGCTCCGCTCTGGCTTCGTGCTTACTTCCAGGGCCTGCTCTTCTCACTGGGCTGCAGGATCCAGAGACACTGTGGCAAAGTGCTCTTCCTGGGACTGCTGGCCTTTGGGGCCCTGGCACTGGGCCTCCGTGTGGCCATCATTGAGACAGACCTAGAACAGCTCTGGGTGGAAG TGGGCAGCCGGGTGAGCCAGGAGCTGCAGTACACCAAGGAGAAGCTGGGCGAGGAGGCTGCGTACACCTCCCAGATGTTGATACAGACCTCGCGCCAGGAGGGGGAGAATGTCCTCACACCTGAGGCACTGCGCCTCCACCTCCAGGCAGCCCTCACCGCCAGCAAAGTGCAAGTATCACTCTATGGAAA GTCCTGGGACTTGAACAAAATCTGCTACAAGTCAGGAGTTCCCCTCATTGAAAATGGGATGATTGAGCGG ATGATTGAGAAGCTGTTCCCGTGCGTGATCCTCACCCCCCTCGACTGCTTCTGGGAGGGAGCCAAGCTCCAAGGGGGCTCTGCCTACTTGCC CGGCCGTCCCGACATCCAGTGGACCAACCTGGACCCCGAGCAGCTGCTGGAGGAGCTGGGCCCCTTCGCCTCCCTTGAGGGCTTCCGGGAGCTGCTCGCCAAGGCACAGGTGGGCCAGGCCTACGTGGGGCGGCCCTGTCTGAACCCTGACGACCCTCACTGCCCGCCTAGCGCTCCCAACCACCACAGCAGGCAG gCTCCCCGTGTGGCTCAGGAACTGAGCGGGGGCTGCCACGGCTTCTCCCACAAGTTCATGCACTGGCAGGAGGAATTGCTGCTGGGAGGCATGGCCAGGAGCCCCCAAGGACAGCTGCTCAG ggccGAGGCCCTGCAGAGCACCTTCCTGCTGATGAGCCCCCGCCAGCTGTACGAGCACTTCCGGGGCGACTACCAGACGCACGACATCGGCTGGAGCGAGGAGCAGGCGGGCACCGTGCTGCAGGCCTGGCAGCGGCGCTTCGTGCAG CTGGCCCAGGAGGCCCTGCCCGAGAACGCGTCCCAGCAGATCCACGCCTTCTCCTCCGCCACCCTGGATGACATCCTGCAGGCCTTCTCTGAAGTCAGCGCTGCCCGCGTGGCCGGAGGCTATCTGCTCATG CTGGCCTACGCCTGTGTGACGATGCTACGGTGGGACTGTGCCCAGTCCCAGGGTGCCGTGGGCCTCGCCGGGGTGCTGCTGGTGGCCCTGGCAGTGGCCTCAGGCCTCGGGCTCTGCGCCCTGCTCGGCATCGCCTTCAATGCTGCCACCACCCAG GTGCTGCCCTTCTTGGCACTGGGCATCGGCGTGGATGACATATTCCTGCTGGCACACGCCTTCGCAGaggccccacctggcacccctcTGCAG GAGCGCCTGGGCGAGTGCCTGCTCCGCACGGGCCCCAGCGTGGCTCTCACGTCCGTCAGCAACATGGCGGCCTTCTTCATGGCCGCCCTGGTCCCCGTCCCCGCGCTGCGGGCCTTCTCCTTGCAG GCGGCCGTCGTGGTCGGCTGCAACTTCGCAGCCGTGATGCTCGTCTTCCCAGCGGTCCTCAGCCTGGACCTGCGCCGGCGCCACTGCCAGCGCCTCGATGTGCTCTGCTGCTTCTCCAg CCCCTGTTCTGCTCGGGTGATTCAGATTCTGCCCCAGGAGCTGGCGGACAGGACAGGACCCGTGGGCATTGCCCACCTGACGGCCACCGTTCACGCCTTCGCCCACTGTGACGCCGGCAGCCAGCATGTGATCACCAGCCTGCCTCCCCAAGCCCACCTGGTGCCTCCACCTTCTGACCCACTGAGCTCTGAGCTGTTCAGCCCGGGAGGGTCCACTCGggaccttctgggccaggaggaggggacaAGGCAGAAGGCAGCCTACAAGTCTCTGCCCTGTGCCCGCTGGACTCTTGCCCATTTTGCCCGCCATCAGTTTGCACCCTTGCTGCTCCAGTCACGCGCCAAG GCTGTGGTGCTGGTCCTCTTTGGGGCTCTTCTGGGCCTGAGCCTCTACGGAGCGACCTGGGTGCAGGACGGGCTGGCCCTGACCGACGTGGTGCCGCGGGGCACCAAGGAGCATGCCTTCCTGAGCGCCCAGCTCAGGTACTTCTCCCTGTACGAGGTGGCCCTGGTGACACAGGGTGGCTTTGACTACGCCCACGCCCAACGCGCCCTCTTTGATCTGCACCAGCGCTTCAGTTCCCTCAAGGCCGTGCTGCCGCCACCTGCCACTCAGGCGCCCCGCACCTGGCTGCACTATTACCGCAACTGGCTGCAGG GAATCCAGGCTGCGTTTGACCAGGACTGGGCTTCTGGGCGCATTACCCGCCACTCCTACCGCAATGGCTCTGAGGATGGGGCCCTGGCCTACAAGCTGCTCATCCAGACCGGGGATGCCCGGGAGCCTCTGGATTTCagccag CTGACCACGAGGAAACTGGTGGACACGGAGGGGCTGGTTCCACCCGAGCTCTTCTACGTGGGGCTGACCGTGTGGGTGAGCAGTGACCCCCTGGGCCTGGCGGCCTCGCAGGCCAActtctaccccccaccccccgagtggcTGCACGACAAGTACGACACCACCGGGGAGAACCTGCGCA tCCCGGCGGCCCAGCCCCTGGAGTTTGCCCAGTTCCCCTTCCTACTGCGCGGCCTCCAGAAGACGGAGGACTTTGTGGAGGCCATCGAGGGGGCCCGGGCAGCATGCGCCGAGGCAGGCCAGGCCGGGGTGCGTGCCTACCCCAGCggctcccccttcctcttctgGGAGCAGTACCTGGGCCTGCGGCGCTGCTTCCTGCTGGCGGTCTGCATCCTGCTGGTGTGCACTTTCCTCGTCTGTGCCCTGCTGCTGCTCAACCCCTGGACAGCCGGCCTCATA GTGCTGGTCCTGGCAGTGATGACCGTGGAGCTCTTTGGCATCATGGGTTTCCTGGGCATCAAGCTGAGCGCCATCCCCGTGGTGATCCTTGTGGCCTCTGTGGGCATCGGTGTCGAGTTCACAGTCCATGTGGCTCTGGTGAGCATAGGCACTGGGGGAGGCGTGGGCCAGCTGATTCAGGATGCAGCAAATACTTaccaagcacctactatgtgctggggaCTACTTAGGAATTGGGGCTTTGATAGCAGTACAGGCAGGCTTTACCTTcaaggagcttatattctagagcagcc TGGTAAGCaagtaagcaaataa
- the PTCH2 gene encoding protein patched homolog 2 isoform X8 → MARRPPLGELPPDYTPPAGSAAPQILAGSLKAPLWLRAYFQGLLFSLGCRIQRHCGKVLFLGLLAFGALALGLRVAIIETDLEQLWVEVGSRVSQELQYTKEKLGEEAAYTSQMLIQTSRQEGENVLTPEALRLHLQAALTASKVQVSLYGKSWDLNKICYKSGVPLIENGMIERMIEKLFPCVILTPLDCFWEGAKLQGGSAYLPGRPDIQWTNLDPEQLLEELGPFASLEGFRELLAKAQVGQAYVGRPCLNPDDPHCPPSAPNHHSRQAPRVAQELSGGCHGFSHKFMHWQEELLLGGMARSPQGQLLRAEALQSTFLLMSPRQLYEHFRGDYQTHDIGWSEEQAGTVLQAWQRRFVQLAQEALPENASQQIHAFSSATLDDILQAFSEVSAARVAGGYLLMLAYACVTMLRWDCAQSQGAVGLAGVLLVALAVASGLGLCALLGIAFNAATTQVLPFLALGIGVDDIFLLAHAFAEAPPGTPLQERLGECLLRTGPSVALTSVSNMAAFFMAALVPVPALRAFSLQAAVVVGCNFAAVMLVFPAVLSLDLRRRHCQRLDVLCCFSSPCSARVIQILPQELADRTGPVGIAHLTATVHAFAHCDAGSQHVITSLPPQAHLVPPPSDPLSSELFSPGGSTRDLLGQEEGTRQKAAYKSLPCARWTLAHFARHQFAPLLLQSRAKAVVLVLFGALLGLSLYGATWVQDGLALTDVVPRGTKEHAFLSAQLSASVPSRPCCRHLPLRRPAPGCTITATGCRESRLRLTRTGLLGALPATPTAMALRMGPWPTSCSSRPGMPGSLWISAS, encoded by the exons ATGGCTCGGCGGCCACCCCTCGGGGAGCTGCCTCCGGACTACACCCCGCCAGCTGGATCCGCAGCGCCCCAG ATCCTAGCTGGGAGCCTGAAGGCTCCGCTCTGGCTTCGTGCTTACTTCCAGGGCCTGCTCTTCTCACTGGGCTGCAGGATCCAGAGACACTGTGGCAAAGTGCTCTTCCTGGGACTGCTGGCCTTTGGGGCCCTGGCACTGGGCCTCCGTGTGGCCATCATTGAGACAGACCTAGAACAGCTCTGGGTGGAAG TGGGCAGCCGGGTGAGCCAGGAGCTGCAGTACACCAAGGAGAAGCTGGGCGAGGAGGCTGCGTACACCTCCCAGATGTTGATACAGACCTCGCGCCAGGAGGGGGAGAATGTCCTCACACCTGAGGCACTGCGCCTCCACCTCCAGGCAGCCCTCACCGCCAGCAAAGTGCAAGTATCACTCTATGGAAA GTCCTGGGACTTGAACAAAATCTGCTACAAGTCAGGAGTTCCCCTCATTGAAAATGGGATGATTGAGCGG ATGATTGAGAAGCTGTTCCCGTGCGTGATCCTCACCCCCCTCGACTGCTTCTGGGAGGGAGCCAAGCTCCAAGGGGGCTCTGCCTACTTGCC CGGCCGTCCCGACATCCAGTGGACCAACCTGGACCCCGAGCAGCTGCTGGAGGAGCTGGGCCCCTTCGCCTCCCTTGAGGGCTTCCGGGAGCTGCTCGCCAAGGCACAGGTGGGCCAGGCCTACGTGGGGCGGCCCTGTCTGAACCCTGACGACCCTCACTGCCCGCCTAGCGCTCCCAACCACCACAGCAGGCAG gCTCCCCGTGTGGCTCAGGAACTGAGCGGGGGCTGCCACGGCTTCTCCCACAAGTTCATGCACTGGCAGGAGGAATTGCTGCTGGGAGGCATGGCCAGGAGCCCCCAAGGACAGCTGCTCAG ggccGAGGCCCTGCAGAGCACCTTCCTGCTGATGAGCCCCCGCCAGCTGTACGAGCACTTCCGGGGCGACTACCAGACGCACGACATCGGCTGGAGCGAGGAGCAGGCGGGCACCGTGCTGCAGGCCTGGCAGCGGCGCTTCGTGCAG CTGGCCCAGGAGGCCCTGCCCGAGAACGCGTCCCAGCAGATCCACGCCTTCTCCTCCGCCACCCTGGATGACATCCTGCAGGCCTTCTCTGAAGTCAGCGCTGCCCGCGTGGCCGGAGGCTATCTGCTCATG CTGGCCTACGCCTGTGTGACGATGCTACGGTGGGACTGTGCCCAGTCCCAGGGTGCCGTGGGCCTCGCCGGGGTGCTGCTGGTGGCCCTGGCAGTGGCCTCAGGCCTCGGGCTCTGCGCCCTGCTCGGCATCGCCTTCAATGCTGCCACCACCCAG GTGCTGCCCTTCTTGGCACTGGGCATCGGCGTGGATGACATATTCCTGCTGGCACACGCCTTCGCAGaggccccacctggcacccctcTGCAG GAGCGCCTGGGCGAGTGCCTGCTCCGCACGGGCCCCAGCGTGGCTCTCACGTCCGTCAGCAACATGGCGGCCTTCTTCATGGCCGCCCTGGTCCCCGTCCCCGCGCTGCGGGCCTTCTCCTTGCAG GCGGCCGTCGTGGTCGGCTGCAACTTCGCAGCCGTGATGCTCGTCTTCCCAGCGGTCCTCAGCCTGGACCTGCGCCGGCGCCACTGCCAGCGCCTCGATGTGCTCTGCTGCTTCTCCAg CCCCTGTTCTGCTCGGGTGATTCAGATTCTGCCCCAGGAGCTGGCGGACAGGACAGGACCCGTGGGCATTGCCCACCTGACGGCCACCGTTCACGCCTTCGCCCACTGTGACGCCGGCAGCCAGCATGTGATCACCAGCCTGCCTCCCCAAGCCCACCTGGTGCCTCCACCTTCTGACCCACTGAGCTCTGAGCTGTTCAGCCCGGGAGGGTCCACTCGggaccttctgggccaggaggaggggacaAGGCAGAAGGCAGCCTACAAGTCTCTGCCCTGTGCCCGCTGGACTCTTGCCCATTTTGCCCGCCATCAGTTTGCACCCTTGCTGCTCCAGTCACGCGCCAAG GCTGTGGTGCTGGTCCTCTTTGGGGCTCTTCTGGGCCTGAGCCTCTACGGAGCGACCTGGGTGCAGGACGGGCTGGCCCTGACCGACGTGGTGCCGCGGGGCACCAAGGAGCATGCCTTCCTGAGCGCCCAGCTCAG CGCTTCAGTTCCCTCAAGGCCGTGCTGCCGCCACCTGCCACTCAGGCGCCCCGCACCTGGCTGCACTATTACCGCAACTGGCTGCAGG GAATCCAGGCTGCGTTTGACCAGGACTGGGCTTCTGGGCGCATTACCCGCCACTCCTACCGCAATGGCTCTGAGGATGGGGCCCTGGCCTACAAGCTGCTCATCCAGACCGGGGATGCCCGGGAGCCTCTGGATTTCagccag CTGA
- the PTCH2 gene encoding protein patched homolog 2 isoform X9, protein MARRPPLGELPPDYTPPAGSAAPQILAGSLKAPLWLRAYFQGLLFSLGCRIQRHCGKVLFLGLLAFGALALGLRVAIIETDLEQLWVEVGSRVSQELQYTKEKLGEEAAYTSQMLIQTSRQEGENVLTPEALRLHLQAALTASKVQVSLYGKSWDLNKICYKSGVPLIENGMIERMIEKLFPCVILTPLDCFWEGAKLQGGSAYLPGRPDIQWTNLDPEQLLEELGPFASLEGFRELLAKAQVGQAYVGRPCLNPDDPHCPPSAPNHHSRQAPRVAQELSGGCHGFSHKFMHWQEELLLGGMARSPQGQLLRAEALQSTFLLMSPRQLYEHFRGDYQTHDIGWSEEQAGTVLQAWQRRFVQLAQEALPENASQQIHAFSSATLDDILQAFSEVSAARVAGGYLLMLAYACVTMLRWDCAQSQGAVGLAGVLLVALAVASGLGLCALLGIAFNAATTQVLPFLALGIGVDDIFLLAHAFAEAPPGTPLQERLGECLLRTGPSVALTSVSNMAAFFMAALVPVPALRAFSLQAAVVVGCNFAAVMLVFPAVLSLDLRRRHCQRLDVLCCFSSPCSARVIQILPQELADRTGPVGIAHLTATVHAFAHCDAGSQHVITSLPPQAHLVPPPSDPLSSELFSPGGSTRDLLGQEEGTRQKAAYKSLPCARWTLAHFARHQFAPLLLQSRAKAVVLVLFGALLGLSLYGATWVQDGLALTDVVPRGTKEHAFLSAQLRNPGCV, encoded by the exons ATGGCTCGGCGGCCACCCCTCGGGGAGCTGCCTCCGGACTACACCCCGCCAGCTGGATCCGCAGCGCCCCAG ATCCTAGCTGGGAGCCTGAAGGCTCCGCTCTGGCTTCGTGCTTACTTCCAGGGCCTGCTCTTCTCACTGGGCTGCAGGATCCAGAGACACTGTGGCAAAGTGCTCTTCCTGGGACTGCTGGCCTTTGGGGCCCTGGCACTGGGCCTCCGTGTGGCCATCATTGAGACAGACCTAGAACAGCTCTGGGTGGAAG TGGGCAGCCGGGTGAGCCAGGAGCTGCAGTACACCAAGGAGAAGCTGGGCGAGGAGGCTGCGTACACCTCCCAGATGTTGATACAGACCTCGCGCCAGGAGGGGGAGAATGTCCTCACACCTGAGGCACTGCGCCTCCACCTCCAGGCAGCCCTCACCGCCAGCAAAGTGCAAGTATCACTCTATGGAAA GTCCTGGGACTTGAACAAAATCTGCTACAAGTCAGGAGTTCCCCTCATTGAAAATGGGATGATTGAGCGG ATGATTGAGAAGCTGTTCCCGTGCGTGATCCTCACCCCCCTCGACTGCTTCTGGGAGGGAGCCAAGCTCCAAGGGGGCTCTGCCTACTTGCC CGGCCGTCCCGACATCCAGTGGACCAACCTGGACCCCGAGCAGCTGCTGGAGGAGCTGGGCCCCTTCGCCTCCCTTGAGGGCTTCCGGGAGCTGCTCGCCAAGGCACAGGTGGGCCAGGCCTACGTGGGGCGGCCCTGTCTGAACCCTGACGACCCTCACTGCCCGCCTAGCGCTCCCAACCACCACAGCAGGCAG gCTCCCCGTGTGGCTCAGGAACTGAGCGGGGGCTGCCACGGCTTCTCCCACAAGTTCATGCACTGGCAGGAGGAATTGCTGCTGGGAGGCATGGCCAGGAGCCCCCAAGGACAGCTGCTCAG ggccGAGGCCCTGCAGAGCACCTTCCTGCTGATGAGCCCCCGCCAGCTGTACGAGCACTTCCGGGGCGACTACCAGACGCACGACATCGGCTGGAGCGAGGAGCAGGCGGGCACCGTGCTGCAGGCCTGGCAGCGGCGCTTCGTGCAG CTGGCCCAGGAGGCCCTGCCCGAGAACGCGTCCCAGCAGATCCACGCCTTCTCCTCCGCCACCCTGGATGACATCCTGCAGGCCTTCTCTGAAGTCAGCGCTGCCCGCGTGGCCGGAGGCTATCTGCTCATG CTGGCCTACGCCTGTGTGACGATGCTACGGTGGGACTGTGCCCAGTCCCAGGGTGCCGTGGGCCTCGCCGGGGTGCTGCTGGTGGCCCTGGCAGTGGCCTCAGGCCTCGGGCTCTGCGCCCTGCTCGGCATCGCCTTCAATGCTGCCACCACCCAG GTGCTGCCCTTCTTGGCACTGGGCATCGGCGTGGATGACATATTCCTGCTGGCACACGCCTTCGCAGaggccccacctggcacccctcTGCAG GAGCGCCTGGGCGAGTGCCTGCTCCGCACGGGCCCCAGCGTGGCTCTCACGTCCGTCAGCAACATGGCGGCCTTCTTCATGGCCGCCCTGGTCCCCGTCCCCGCGCTGCGGGCCTTCTCCTTGCAG GCGGCCGTCGTGGTCGGCTGCAACTTCGCAGCCGTGATGCTCGTCTTCCCAGCGGTCCTCAGCCTGGACCTGCGCCGGCGCCACTGCCAGCGCCTCGATGTGCTCTGCTGCTTCTCCAg CCCCTGTTCTGCTCGGGTGATTCAGATTCTGCCCCAGGAGCTGGCGGACAGGACAGGACCCGTGGGCATTGCCCACCTGACGGCCACCGTTCACGCCTTCGCCCACTGTGACGCCGGCAGCCAGCATGTGATCACCAGCCTGCCTCCCCAAGCCCACCTGGTGCCTCCACCTTCTGACCCACTGAGCTCTGAGCTGTTCAGCCCGGGAGGGTCCACTCGggaccttctgggccaggaggaggggacaAGGCAGAAGGCAGCCTACAAGTCTCTGCCCTGTGCCCGCTGGACTCTTGCCCATTTTGCCCGCCATCAGTTTGCACCCTTGCTGCTCCAGTCACGCGCCAAG GCTGTGGTGCTGGTCCTCTTTGGGGCTCTTCTGGGCCTGAGCCTCTACGGAGCGACCTGGGTGCAGGACGGGCTGGCCCTGACCGACGTGGTGCCGCGGGGCACCAAGGAGCATGCCTTCCTGAGCGCCCAGCTCAG GAATCCAGGCTGCGTTTGA
- the PTCH2 gene encoding protein patched homolog 2 isoform X10, with protein MARRPPLGELPPDYTPPAGSAAPQILAGSLKAPLWLRAYFQGLLFSLGCRIQRHCGKVLFLGLLAFGALALGLRVAIIETDLEQLWVEVGSRVSQELQYTKEKLGEEAAYTSQMLIQTSRQEGENVLTPEALRLHLQAALTASKVQVSLYGKSWDLNKICYKSGVPLIENGMIERMIEKLFPCVILTPLDCFWEGAKLQGGSAYLPGRPDIQWTNLDPEQLLEELGPFASLEGFRELLAKAQVGQAYVGRPCLNPDDPHCPPSAPNHHSRQAARSRAPGTPPPRHPGQR; from the exons ATGGCTCGGCGGCCACCCCTCGGGGAGCTGCCTCCGGACTACACCCCGCCAGCTGGATCCGCAGCGCCCCAG ATCCTAGCTGGGAGCCTGAAGGCTCCGCTCTGGCTTCGTGCTTACTTCCAGGGCCTGCTCTTCTCACTGGGCTGCAGGATCCAGAGACACTGTGGCAAAGTGCTCTTCCTGGGACTGCTGGCCTTTGGGGCCCTGGCACTGGGCCTCCGTGTGGCCATCATTGAGACAGACCTAGAACAGCTCTGGGTGGAAG TGGGCAGCCGGGTGAGCCAGGAGCTGCAGTACACCAAGGAGAAGCTGGGCGAGGAGGCTGCGTACACCTCCCAGATGTTGATACAGACCTCGCGCCAGGAGGGGGAGAATGTCCTCACACCTGAGGCACTGCGCCTCCACCTCCAGGCAGCCCTCACCGCCAGCAAAGTGCAAGTATCACTCTATGGAAA GTCCTGGGACTTGAACAAAATCTGCTACAAGTCAGGAGTTCCCCTCATTGAAAATGGGATGATTGAGCGG ATGATTGAGAAGCTGTTCCCGTGCGTGATCCTCACCCCCCTCGACTGCTTCTGGGAGGGAGCCAAGCTCCAAGGGGGCTCTGCCTACTTGCC CGGCCGTCCCGACATCCAGTGGACCAACCTGGACCCCGAGCAGCTGCTGGAGGAGCTGGGCCCCTTCGCCTCCCTTGAGGGCTTCCGGGAGCTGCTCGCCAAGGCACAGGTGGGCCAGGCCTACGTGGGGCGGCCCTGTCTGAACCCTGACGACCCTCACTGCCCGCCTAGCGCTCCCAACCACCACAGCAGGCAG GCAGCTCGGTCAAGAGCCCCCGGCACGCCCCCCCCCCGGCATCCAGGCCAGCGCTGA